cccgctcagttaaaaaattaaaaaataaacgcaaggtagagtttggattagcaaggcagagttttgcaaaattctgccttaaggaccctgccttgcgaatccaaacatctgcagtgcgattttttttttttttaactgagctgagATTCCAACCTAGAATCTCGGgttattaggcgaaggacaaaaattatagaccaccaatttgaagggcaaaaattaaaggccaccccaaatgaagggcaatccgctcaaaaaaaaaaaaaaaaaaaaaaaaaaaaaggaacggaCCGCCGCATTTTTTGGCCCGTCAATAAATTAACTGTACACAGATATGTGATACATCGTTAAAAAGTTCAATTACGAAAGCATGATTCTTTGACTTGAAAAAATTGCTAATGTTTCAGGGGACTTAGTAATATATATTGCTTTTGTTCCAAGGAAATGTACTTTGTTCCAGAGCAAGGATCAGGGATATATATCACAAACAATGAAAATTTTATTCCATAACAAAACATTGCATATCCTCATCCAATACGTCACACCTAAATAATGGAGAGGAAAACCAGTCGACATTGATTACTTATTTAATTCTGTGACACAGACAGTTCACAGAACCATAACTAATTGTAGATCAATATATTCTTTGAAAAAACGGTTTAGTTGTTATCCCACCAGAATTGTGATTGGAGGTAATCCACAACTTTTTTATCAACTTGGAATGCTTTGGCGAGGACATCATCATTGATTGGTGGGTCTGAGCCAAATACCGCATTTGCAATAGTGATGACTCCTGGATTTTGACTACTCAGTCCAGCAAGTGCAACAGCCTTATCCTTTCCCACATTAAATTGAAAATGAATGAGTCCTATTGGAAAAACGAACACATCTCCCTGATGTAAAATTTTGGTAAAAAGTTTATTCTTCATGTTTGGACCGGGGTTTGAAAGGACAAAGCCAACATAGAGCGTGCCCTCAAGGACAACAAGAAACTCAGTTGCTCGGGGGTGCGTATGAGGTGGGTTAAGACCATATGGTGCATAGTCAATACGAGCTAACGAAATGCCCAGAGTATTCAGTCCAGGTAAGTTGTCGACGTTCACAGCAGTTACAGCAGATCCAAGTTGATTCGAAGTATTTCCAGGAATGTTCAGACCTGATTTGAAGAAGTCATCCGCCATAACAACCTTTGGATCCTTGCAAAATTTTCCGTTCACAAAAActgcaaaagaaagaaaattaaaaCTAAATTAGTGAAAAATTAATAGGttaggaaacaaaaaaaaaaaagttttataaAAACTGTAATCGTGAATTTAATTTGACATTCAAAGTAATTTACCAGCAGTCTTGGAGTCATCAACAGCAACACAGAAATCTTGCAGAGGGCTAGGATCAAATGCAAGACTCATTGAAGATAAAATAGCCATTATGGCAATGGTtaatataattgacttgaaagcCATTGCTATTAGAAACTATCTTATGAAACAATTCAAATTATGTTTTCCTTTGTTGATTTTTGCATGATAAGAAAACGCCTCTTATTTATAGATGAATATTTGTCTGAATTGGCCGTCGATTTCCCCTTTTTTCAAACACTTGAATATTGAAGCTTCCTTCAACAACTGCAAAGACCAAATCTTTATTATCTAATTTGAAAAATTAAGAATTGACAGTAATTTACTATAACCTGCCAAGAggggaaaaaagaaaagattaTAGCCTACTAGATGTAGACTGAGAAGCATTATATTGGACGAGCGAATAAATAATGTGTACAATAATCCGTTTATTTAATTAGTCTAAAATCTTCATTGGTGCATATTAAACCATTGTACTATTAAAGTTAAAAATTATTAAACTGATGACTACGTTGGTTTGCACGCGAGAGGAAAATTCACTCATCTCAACATGATTACATGAAGACCTGGAAGTTTGTTAGATTTTTGAACTAACACCATGCATATTTACAAGCTTGTCATTGTAACTAATTTTAATAAGGGACTAATAATTGAAAATAACTATATATAgagacacatctctatataacaACCATCACCGATAGCAACATTTCACTATATTTTGGAACCGACTTTCATATTATGTTAATAtgttatcttatatatatatagcagcATCTTGTGCAATCAAAACATCTATGGACAAAGGACGCCGTTATGAAAAGATTtgactatatatacatatgtaagcTTGGCCTCAATAATATAAAATCTCCTCTTTCTATGATCTGGATTGATTGGGCTATGACCTCTTATTTAGCCTATATTGAGACAACTCATCATCTCAACTCAGTTGACCCTTTGGACAAGTTAATAACCATTCATTTAGTAACTCAACCTATATTGATTTTTCTAAATTCAACTTTAAAGTCATTCGTTGACATTAATAAAGTGAAAATTGAAAGATCATACATGTGACTAACCCATTGATGATTCTTATGTTATCCAGAAATCGCTTCTAACTCTAGCAACTTTgaatgtttgatttttttttccttcctttttgAGTCACTTCTCAACAGTTCCTCATTTGAACTTATGATCGTTTCATTAAAAGTGCACTGCATCGACTAACGATCATCGCAGCTGCGATAAATCATATCTCTGTCCACGATAAACTCAGTGAATGATATTGCTATAACTTTAGAGAGCCAGTTAAGAACTCCCTTAGATAGAAATTTGAGTATAGCTAAACAAAGTGAGGATTAGGTTTCTGCATTACCAAGTCATCGAATGGTGAAATTTTCAAAAAATTGTATTGTGAAGATTTCTTCAACAACTACAAAGACTAAACCTATTTTAGTAGGACTTATACCAGTTAATTGATCCTCCCGTCCATTTGAAATAGTCTTGAAAAATGACGAGGAACaggaagaaaacaaaaagattatatatatatacacactccctccgtcccaatttatgtgatatagtttgactgagcacggagtttaagaaataaagaaacacttttgaatcttgtggtctaaaataagccaaaaatatTTGTGTCGTTATAGATCATCTCATTAAATGTAAAAggtaaaatttaaagttaaataattgtcaaataagaaaatgtatcattctttttgggacagactaaaaaggaaagtgtatcatataaattgggacaaagggggagagtgagtgtgtgtgtgtgtgtatagcaACTTTCCAAGAAAAGGAAAAAGCTTGGAACCTATAGACATGTAGACTTGGCAATATAATTGTCACCTTGCTATGATATTCATGAATAATTTCAttattcaaattttttttttttttttaaatacctaTGAGCTTACTTTCAAGTATACATGGTCACTGAATtgactgagtatgttgttgttgaaatagTTGAATCTTATCCACTGAATATTGAGCCGTAAGAAATACTAGGGAAAACGTATAACAACGAATCTCGAGTATCAAATGGTCTAGAAGTCTAAACTCTAAAAGTGttgctttaatttttttttatcagttTAATAAATTTAATTCTAAGAATTTAACAATCAATATGGTTATTGATTGATAATTTCCAAACTTACCAAAAGGAATTATAGCTTTGGGTGTTAATAAGGCAAACATCTGTTGGTCATGCATATACTGCTTCTAAAG
The sequence above is a segment of the Lycium barbarum isolate Lr01 chromosome 6, ASM1917538v2, whole genome shotgun sequence genome. Coding sequences within it:
- the LOC132598583 gene encoding germin-like protein subfamily 1 member 13; the protein is MAFKSIILTIAIMAILSSMSLAFDPSPLQDFCVAVDDSKTAVFVNGKFCKDPKVVMADDFFKSGLNIPGNTSNQLGSAVTAVNVDNLPGLNTLGISLARIDYAPYGLNPPHTHPRATEFLVVLEGTLYVGFVLSNPGPNMKNKLFTKILHQGDVFVFPIGLIHFQFNVGKDKAVALAGLSSQNPGVITIANAVFGSDPPINDDVLAKAFQVDKKVVDYLQSQFWWDNN